One stretch of Aquimarina sp. Aq107 DNA includes these proteins:
- a CDS encoding T9SS type A sorting domain-containing protein has protein sequence MNTHSIFQNDLKETLEYTFSVYLIQSSNAIYIDLDEEDANVSYVLYNKEGQIIKSKNNLSIRNKLSLNPFPSGMYKVEVTDNVNKISKEILKF, from the coding sequence ATGAATACACATTCTATATTTCAAAATGATTTAAAGGAAACTTTAGAGTATACATTTTCGGTATATTTAATTCAATCTTCAAATGCTATTTATATTGATTTAGATGAAGAAGATGCTAACGTTTCTTATGTCTTATATAATAAAGAAGGGCAAATTATAAAATCAAAAAATAATTTATCTATAAGAAATAAATTGTCTCTAAATCCTTTTCCTTCTGGGATGTATAAGGTTGAAGTTACTGATAATGTAAATAAAATATCAAAAGAAATATTAAAGTTTTAA
- a CDS encoding TetR family transcriptional regulator C-terminal domain-containing protein, which translates to MAASNKKQTVDSQYIITKYMNYVLEHDKYPKSVYKFCKESKIKEEEFYEFFGSLDSVNKGIWNTFFSTTIDAMNGNKEYDSLSSKDKMLTFFFTFFELLTLNRSYILLVLKYHEMPLKNLGQLKSLRNHIKDFAKELIEVDNDDKMFRIAKNPVSIYSEGAWLQFLFLLKFWMQDESPGFEKTDVAIEKSVHTIFDLFDNTPLSSVLDFGKFLWKEKTMWN; encoded by the coding sequence ATGGCAGCATCTAATAAGAAACAAACTGTAGATAGTCAGTACATTATAACGAAGTATATGAACTATGTACTCGAACATGATAAGTACCCTAAATCGGTATACAAATTTTGTAAAGAGTCAAAAATTAAGGAGGAAGAGTTCTATGAGTTTTTTGGTAGTTTGGACAGTGTAAATAAAGGAATTTGGAACACTTTTTTTAGTACTACTATAGATGCAATGAATGGGAATAAAGAATATGATTCTTTATCAAGTAAGGATAAAATGCTAACATTTTTCTTCACTTTTTTTGAATTACTAACACTAAATAGGAGTTATATTCTTTTAGTTTTGAAATATCATGAAATGCCACTTAAAAATTTAGGACAATTAAAAAGTTTACGAAATCATATTAAGGATTTTGCTAAGGAATTAATTGAGGTTGATAATGATGATAAAATGTTTAGGATAGCTAAAAATCCGGTGTCTATATATTCAGAAGGAGCTTGGTTACAGTTTCTATTTCTTTTAAAATTCTGGATGCAAGATGAATCTCCAGGATTCGAAAAAACAGATGTTGCTATAGAAAAATCAGTACATACAATTTTCGATTTATTCGACAATACACCTTTAAGTAGTGTGTTGGATTTTGGAAAGTTTCTATGGAAAGAAAAAACGATGTGGAACTAG
- a CDS encoding 3-oxoacyl-ACP synthase III family protein translates to MYTSKVTGLGSYVPENVVTNDDLSKVMDTNDAWIQERTGIKERRHIKKGDGNSTSVMGVKAAKIALERAELTKDDIDLIIFATLSPDMYFPGGGVRVQDMMDMGTVPALDVRNQCSGFVYALSVADQFIKTGMYKNVLIIGSENHSGGLDMTTRGRGVSVIFGDGAGAMVLSRNEKEDGSGVLSTHLHSEGAHAKELSLEGPSTDHWVPEIIAENDQENIPYYPYMNGQFVFKNAVVRFSEVINEGLQKNNLTPLDINMLIPHQANLRISQFVQKQFKLSDDKVYNNIQRYGNTTAASIPIALTEAWEEGKIKEGDLVVLAAFGSGFTWGSAIIKW, encoded by the coding sequence ATGTATACTTCAAAAGTAACAGGATTAGGGAGCTATGTTCCTGAGAATGTTGTAACTAATGACGATCTTTCTAAGGTAATGGATACCAATGATGCTTGGATTCAAGAACGAACTGGAATAAAAGAAAGACGACATATCAAGAAAGGAGATGGAAATAGTACTTCTGTAATGGGAGTAAAAGCAGCAAAAATAGCTTTAGAAAGGGCTGAGCTGACAAAAGATGATATTGATCTAATTATTTTTGCGACACTTAGTCCGGATATGTACTTTCCTGGTGGTGGTGTAAGAGTTCAGGATATGATGGATATGGGAACTGTGCCAGCCTTAGATGTTCGTAATCAGTGTAGTGGATTTGTGTACGCATTATCTGTGGCTGATCAATTTATCAAAACGGGTATGTATAAAAATGTTTTGATTATTGGAAGTGAGAATCATAGTGGGGGATTGGATATGACTACTAGAGGTAGAGGAGTTTCTGTTATTTTTGGAGATGGAGCAGGAGCAATGGTTCTATCTAGAAATGAAAAAGAAGATGGGAGTGGCGTATTATCTACTCACTTACATAGCGAAGGAGCACATGCTAAAGAACTTTCATTAGAAGGTCCTAGTACAGATCATTGGGTGCCAGAAATCATTGCAGAGAATGATCAAGAAAATATTCCTTATTATCCATATATGAATGGACAATTTGTGTTTAAAAATGCAGTAGTTCGTTTTTCTGAAGTTATTAATGAAGGATTACAGAAAAATAATCTTACTCCTTTGGATATTAACATGTTAATTCCGCATCAGGCAAATCTTAGAATATCTCAGTTTGTTCAGAAACAATTTAAATTGTCTGATGATAAGGTTTATAATAATATTCAACGATATGGAAATACTACTGCTGCTTCAATTCCAATAGCTTTAACCGAAGCTTGGGAAGAAGGAAAAATTAAAGAAGGTGATCTTGTAGTGTTAGCAGCTTTTGGAAGCGGATTTACTTGGGGAAGTGCTATTATCAAATGGTAG
- a CDS encoding AarF/ABC1/UbiB kinase family protein produces the protein MKTIDKIPTSKIGRTTELVKTGVKVGGNYLKYYSKKAVNPNITRDQLNESNAADIYDGLKNLKGSALKVAQMLSMEKNILPSAYVEKFSLAQFSVPPLSAPLVRKTFKKYHGKYPEELYDTFATQSVNAASIGQVHKASKDGKKLAVKIQYPGVADSISSDLAMVKPIAIRMFNLKGKDSDKYFQELEGKLLEETDYVLEVQQSKDITGSCSRIPNLRFPNYYENLSSKRIITMDWMDGVHLSEFAKENTDQEKADRIGQALWDFYMYQMHVLKAVHADPHPGNFLVDKDDNLIAIDFGCVKKVPLEFYTPYFELADKENIENPDFFALKMFELEILREDDSAEEKAFFSELFYEMLSLFTKPFNEEVFDFADEDFWNKITDLSEKYSKDTELRKMNGNRGSKHFLYINRTFFGLYNLLHDLKSTIRVKNFENYL, from the coding sequence ATGAAGACAATTGATAAAATACCTACATCAAAAATTGGACGAACTACCGAACTTGTAAAGACAGGAGTTAAAGTAGGTGGTAATTATCTAAAATATTATAGTAAAAAAGCAGTAAACCCTAATATTACAAGAGATCAATTAAATGAGAGTAATGCCGCTGATATCTATGATGGGTTAAAAAATTTAAAAGGTAGCGCGTTGAAAGTTGCGCAAATGCTTTCAATGGAAAAAAATATTTTACCAAGCGCGTATGTGGAGAAATTTTCGTTAGCACAGTTTAGCGTTCCTCCATTATCTGCACCACTGGTAAGAAAAACATTTAAGAAATATCACGGAAAATATCCGGAAGAATTATATGATACGTTTGCAACTCAATCTGTTAATGCTGCCAGTATCGGACAGGTACATAAGGCATCTAAAGACGGGAAAAAACTTGCTGTGAAAATTCAATATCCTGGAGTTGCAGACAGTATAAGTTCTGATCTGGCGATGGTAAAGCCCATCGCCATCAGAATGTTTAATTTAAAAGGGAAAGATTCTGATAAATATTTTCAGGAATTAGAAGGTAAGCTACTAGAAGAAACCGATTATGTTTTAGAAGTACAGCAAAGCAAAGATATTACTGGTTCTTGTTCGCGGATTCCTAATTTAAGATTCCCGAATTATTATGAAAATTTATCCAGTAAACGGATCATCACTATGGATTGGATGGATGGTGTTCACTTAAGCGAATTTGCAAAAGAAAATACTGATCAAGAAAAAGCTGATAGAATTGGGCAAGCACTTTGGGACTTTTATATGTATCAAATGCATGTACTGAAAGCCGTGCACGCCGATCCTCATCCAGGGAATTTTCTTGTAGATAAAGACGATAATTTAATAGCAATCGATTTCGGTTGCGTCAAAAAAGTTCCTTTAGAGTTTTATACTCCATATTTTGAGTTAGCTGATAAAGAAAATATCGAGAATCCCGATTTTTTTGCTCTAAAGATGTTCGAACTGGAAATACTCCGAGAAGATGACTCGGCAGAAGAGAAAGCATTTTTCTCGGAGTTGTTCTATGAAATGCTTAGTCTATTCACTAAACCTTTTAATGAAGAGGTTTTTGATTTTGCCGATGAAGATTTTTGGAATAAAATAACAGATTTAAGTGAAAAGTATTCTAAAGATACAGAGTTAAGAAAGATGAATGGTAATAGAGGAAGTAAGCATTTCCTGTATATCAATAGAACATTTTTCGGTTTATACAATTTATTACACGATCTGAAATCAACGATTCGTGTTAAAAATTTTGAAAATTACCTTTAG
- a CDS encoding LuxR C-terminal-related transcriptional regulator, which translates to MRTKIYLFILILCIGFNTNGQEIVSGYLHIENPKDWEQEVHLSKVELNESNNSYTYTPIASSDISEKGYFAFDQKWFNTTDHIYKIHLNPISESKNKELVKNSKLFILSKNDSIHFEKGETLFANYSTNNQADKEWQQLKKFESKFESLHDNFDTEEYLLRTKGYIKDSLQILLVKLISIKKLDDKKLLEKDIKENTAYYNSLLKELKSSEIDPSLFIYLENKLSLVDKRITEKKYSLSMFLNGIAGFIILTLVFLIIRKRKKGNSAPISALSNQENTIKELIISGKSNKEIANELFISINTVKTHISNIYSKLNISSRKELLVKK; encoded by the coding sequence ATGAGAACTAAAATTTATCTTTTCATATTAATACTCTGCATTGGTTTTAATACGAATGGACAAGAAATCGTGTCAGGCTATTTACATATAGAAAACCCAAAAGATTGGGAACAAGAAGTACATCTAAGTAAGGTAGAATTAAATGAAAGTAATAACAGCTATACATATACTCCAATAGCGTCATCGGATATTTCTGAAAAGGGATACTTCGCTTTTGATCAAAAATGGTTTAATACTACTGATCATATATACAAAATCCACCTCAACCCTATATCAGAATCAAAAAATAAAGAATTAGTTAAAAATTCTAAGTTATTCATTTTATCAAAAAATGATTCTATTCATTTCGAAAAAGGAGAAACATTATTTGCAAATTATTCTACCAATAACCAAGCTGATAAAGAATGGCAACAGTTAAAGAAATTTGAATCTAAATTTGAAAGTTTACACGATAACTTTGATACTGAAGAATACTTGCTAAGGACAAAAGGATATATAAAAGACTCTTTACAAATACTATTGGTAAAATTAATCAGTATTAAAAAACTTGATGATAAAAAATTACTAGAAAAGGACATTAAAGAAAATACCGCATATTATAACAGCTTATTAAAAGAATTAAAATCTAGCGAAATTGATCCTTCTTTATTTATATATCTTGAGAACAAGCTTTCTTTAGTTGATAAAAGAATTACTGAAAAAAAATATTCTTTAAGTATGTTCTTAAATGGGATTGCTGGGTTTATTATATTAACGCTTGTCTTTTTAATTATAAGAAAACGAAAAAAAGGAAATAGTGCGCCCATAAGTGCATTAAGCAATCAAGAAAACACTATCAAAGAGTTAATTATTTCTGGAAAGAGTAACAAGGAAATTGCTAATGAGTTATTTATTAGTATCAATACAGTAAAAACTCATATCTCCAACATTTACAGCAAGTTAAACATAAGTAGTAGAAAAGAATTATTAGTTAAAAAGTAA
- a CDS encoding CoA-binding protein, whose translation MTSKKKTLVLGASLKSNRYSNLAINKLVRFNHDVVAIGLRKGEVSGVQIETDLMDFKNVDTVTLYLNPTRQEQYYKYIVGLNPKRVIFNPGTENPELYKVLRQANIDIEVACTLVLLSTNQY comes from the coding sequence ATGACATCCAAAAAAAAAACTTTAGTATTAGGTGCTTCTTTAAAATCCAATCGATATTCTAATTTGGCAATAAATAAACTGGTTCGTTTTAATCATGATGTTGTAGCCATTGGATTGCGTAAAGGGGAAGTATCAGGAGTTCAAATTGAAACAGATTTAATGGATTTCAAAAATGTCGATACAGTTACTTTATATTTAAATCCTACCCGTCAAGAACAATACTACAAATATATAGTAGGCCTTAATCCAAAAAGAGTCATTTTTAATCCAGGAACTGAAAACCCAGAGCTTTATAAGGTTTTAAGACAAGCGAATATAGATATAGAAGTAGCTTGTACTTTGGTGTTACTTTCTACGAATCAGTATTAG
- the htpG gene encoding molecular chaperone HtpG, whose amino-acid sequence MATGSINVSVENIFPLIKKFLYSDHEIFLRELISNATDATLKLKHLTNIGEAKVEYGNPRIEVKVDKENKRLHIIDQGIGMTAEEVEKYINQVAFSGAEEFLEKYKDSAKDSGIIGHFGLGFYSAFMVAEKVEIITKSFKDEPAAHWTCDGSPTYTIEAHDKTERGTEIILHIGEEETEFLEENRISELLVKYNKFMPVPIKFGTKTETLPKPEGAKEEDPAPTEEVDNIINNPSPAWTKQPSELKDEDYKGFYRELYPMQFEEPLFNIHLNVDYPFNLTGILYFPKLGQDMNMQKDRIQLYQNQVFVTDNVEGIVPEFLTMLRGVIDSPDIPLNVSRSYLQADGAVKKISSYITRKVADKLNSLFKNDREDFEKKWNDIKVVIEYGMLSEDKFFEKADKFALYPTVDDTFFTFDELQEKIKDSQTDKDNKLVVLYASDKDEQHAYISAAKDKGYEVLLLDSPIVSHLIQKLETSKENISFVRVDGDHIDNLIKKDEETISKLSDEEKDSLKADLEKVIPAEKYTVQLEAMDSNASPFMITQPEFMRRMKEMQQTGGGGMNMFGNMPEMYNLIVNTNHDLISEIKDTKTDKKKERLIKQSLDLARLSQNLLKGEELTEFIKRSFEMIK is encoded by the coding sequence ATGGCAACAGGAAGTATTAATGTGTCGGTAGAAAACATTTTTCCTTTGATTAAAAAATTCTTGTATTCGGATCATGAGATCTTTTTAAGAGAATTAATATCTAATGCAACAGATGCTACGTTAAAATTAAAGCACTTAACTAATATCGGAGAAGCTAAAGTAGAATATGGTAATCCTAGAATTGAAGTTAAAGTAGATAAAGAGAATAAACGATTACATATTATCGATCAAGGAATCGGTATGACAGCCGAAGAGGTTGAAAAATATATCAATCAAGTCGCTTTTTCTGGCGCTGAAGAATTTTTAGAAAAGTATAAAGACAGTGCTAAAGATTCTGGTATAATAGGACATTTTGGGCTTGGTTTTTACTCTGCGTTTATGGTTGCAGAAAAAGTAGAGATCATTACCAAATCTTTTAAAGATGAACCAGCTGCCCATTGGACTTGTGATGGTTCTCCTACTTACACTATAGAAGCTCATGATAAAACCGAAAGAGGTACCGAAATTATACTTCATATTGGAGAAGAAGAAACTGAATTTCTTGAAGAAAATAGAATCAGTGAGTTATTAGTAAAATATAACAAGTTTATGCCTGTTCCAATTAAATTTGGAACTAAGACAGAAACATTACCAAAACCTGAAGGAGCAAAAGAAGAAGATCCTGCACCTACAGAAGAGGTTGACAATATTATTAACAATCCAAGTCCAGCCTGGACAAAACAACCTTCTGAACTAAAAGATGAGGATTATAAAGGATTCTATAGAGAATTGTATCCAATGCAGTTTGAGGAACCTTTATTTAATATTCACCTTAACGTCGATTATCCATTTAACCTTACTGGGATTTTATATTTCCCTAAGCTTGGTCAGGATATGAATATGCAGAAGGATAGAATTCAATTATATCAAAATCAGGTATTTGTAACGGATAATGTAGAAGGTATTGTTCCTGAATTCCTTACGATGCTTCGTGGTGTTATTGATTCTCCTGATATTCCTCTAAACGTTTCTAGATCATATCTACAAGCTGATGGCGCTGTAAAAAAGATTTCTAGTTACATTACTCGTAAGGTAGCAGACAAATTAAATTCTTTATTCAAAAATGATAGAGAAGATTTTGAAAAGAAATGGAATGACATCAAGGTAGTTATTGAATACGGGATGCTTTCTGAAGACAAATTCTTTGAAAAAGCAGACAAATTTGCATTATATCCTACTGTTGATGATACTTTTTTCACTTTTGATGAATTACAAGAGAAAATTAAAGATAGTCAAACAGACAAGGATAATAAGTTAGTAGTCTTATATGCATCTGACAAAGATGAGCAACATGCGTACATATCAGCTGCAAAAGATAAAGGATATGAGGTATTATTACTAGACTCTCCTATCGTTTCTCATTTGATCCAAAAATTAGAAACTAGCAAAGAGAATATTTCTTTTGTTCGTGTAGATGGTGATCATATTGATAATTTGATCAAAAAAGATGAAGAAACTATCTCTAAATTATCTGATGAAGAAAAAGATAGCCTGAAGGCTGATTTGGAAAAGGTTATTCCTGCTGAAAAGTATACAGTACAGCTAGAAGCTATGGATAGTAATGCTTCGCCGTTTATGATTACACAACCAGAATTTATGCGTCGTATGAAAGAGATGCAACAAACTGGAGGTGGTGGAATGAACATGTTTGGTAATATGCCGGAGATGTACAACCTTATAGTAAATACTAATCATGATTTAATTAGTGAAATAAAGGACACTAAAACTGATAAAAAGAAAGAACGCCTAATCAAGCAATCTCTTGACCTAGCAAGACTTTCTCAAAATTTACTAAAGGGTGAAGAATTAACTGAATTCATCAAACGTAGTTTTGAAATGATTAAATAA
- a CDS encoding sodium:solute symporter, which produces MQPIHILLLIAAYFGVLLLISYFTGKSSGNEAFFKANKQSPWYVVAFGMIGASLSGVTFISVPGWVEGAQFSYMQIVFGYLVGNFVIAYILMPIYYKLNVTSIYQYLEERFGVVSYKTGAFFFFISRVLGASFRLYLVAIVLQQYIFDEWNVPFEITVILSILLIWIYTFRGGIKTIVWTDTLQTLFMLIALGTAIYYINNQIGWSFSEFLSSEELKNYDKIFFFDSFLEKNHFFKSFIGGMFIAICMTGLDQDMMQKNLTCRNLKEAQKNMVSFSFVLIVVNFIFLLLGALLFIYADQFNIATPVVDGNVKTDLLFPEIAINGGLGIVLAVAFILGLIAAAYSSADSALTSLTTSFCVDFLGIEKKEKQDQVAIRKKTHIAMSALLIIVIIVFKHVLTENVISNLLTVATFTYGPLLGLFAFGIFTNYKIKDKYTWIVALISVLIIIGVWKIPSEFIGGYKIGYELLPLNGLLTFLGLILIRRK; this is translated from the coding sequence ATGCAACCCATACATATTCTACTTTTAATCGCCGCTTACTTTGGTGTATTACTTTTAATTTCATATTTCACAGGAAAAAGTTCGGGAAACGAAGCCTTTTTTAAAGCGAATAAACAATCTCCTTGGTACGTAGTTGCTTTTGGTATGATCGGCGCTTCATTAAGTGGAGTTACATTTATTTCTGTTCCTGGATGGGTTGAAGGGGCACAGTTTAGCTATATGCAGATAGTTTTTGGATATCTGGTTGGTAATTTTGTTATTGCATATATCTTAATGCCAATTTACTATAAGTTAAACGTCACCTCTATTTATCAATATCTAGAAGAAAGATTTGGAGTAGTAAGTTATAAAACAGGAGCTTTCTTCTTCTTTATATCTAGAGTTTTAGGTGCTTCTTTCAGACTCTATCTTGTGGCAATTGTATTACAACAATATATTTTTGACGAATGGAATGTACCTTTCGAAATTACCGTTATACTTTCTATACTATTAATCTGGATATATACCTTTAGAGGAGGGATAAAAACAATCGTTTGGACTGATACGTTACAGACATTATTTATGTTAATCGCCTTAGGAACCGCAATCTATTATATTAATAATCAAATAGGATGGTCTTTTTCAGAATTTCTCTCTTCGGAAGAATTAAAAAATTATGATAAAATATTTTTCTTCGATAGCTTTTTAGAAAAGAATCATTTTTTCAAGTCATTTATTGGTGGTATGTTTATCGCCATCTGTATGACTGGATTAGACCAAGATATGATGCAAAAAAATCTAACCTGTCGTAACTTAAAAGAGGCACAGAAAAACATGGTTTCTTTTAGTTTTGTATTGATTGTGGTCAACTTTATTTTTCTTTTACTAGGCGCTTTATTATTCATATATGCTGATCAATTTAATATTGCCACCCCAGTTGTAGATGGAAATGTAAAAACGGATTTGTTGTTTCCAGAAATCGCAATTAATGGCGGATTAGGCATCGTATTAGCTGTTGCATTTATACTTGGATTAATTGCTGCTGCATACAGTAGCGCAGATAGTGCTCTAACATCACTAACAACTTCTTTCTGTGTAGACTTTTTAGGTATCGAGAAAAAAGAAAAGCAAGATCAAGTAGCGATTCGAAAAAAAACTCATATTGCCATGAGTGCCTTGTTAATCATCGTGATTATAGTTTTTAAGCATGTATTAACGGAAAATGTAATCAGTAATTTACTAACCGTAGCTACTTTTACTTATGGTCCACTTCTAGGTTTATTCGCATTCGGAATTTTTACTAATTATAAAATCAAAGATAAATACACGTGGATTGTAGCTTTAATATCTGTTCTAATTATTATTGGAGTATGGAAAATACCTTCTGAATTCATTGGTGGTTATAAAATCGGTTATGAATTACTTCCACTCAATGGATTACTAACATTTCTAGGCCTAATACTGATTCGTAGAAAGTAA
- a CDS encoding TonB-dependent receptor domain-containing protein, translating to MKTINLPSQQAGQKAILLFLLFCFSLVIAQPSNNVILGTISGKVIDKNLNQPIPYATIIINDGADKLISGGITTEDGTFSITDIPNGNYILKIQFIGYKSHSQPIEISKKSKDINVGTVSLEEEAQALDDVTIIAERTTIEQKIDRKVINIGKDLTTTGGTAAEIMQNIPSVNVDQDGNIALRGNPNVQVLIDGKPTNISPTQLLKQIPSTSIKSVELITNPSAKYNPEGMSGIINIVLRKNANIGFNGNINLGVNWDENARFNSSIDLNYRSGKINVYGNYGANITKNLNQGFVFRGDQNYRTDFRFQDNNKSHLFKVGFDYYINEKNTISLYTNQNIFDGKTIGTTDILFFDNPENNIFQDLINKSDNLGSTYNFDYKHDFKKEGHNIELEVDYNVFEGDSNDDFNFVGGLTPNYDDILDNERTNTTINLDYVNPLSEKAKLELGYEGRLRRTDNEYRSTLFDDSKYRYDRDIHAIYATYGKNYEKWSYQVGARLENYQVEAIFNNEKVFEDDIFTIYPSAYLTYTPGEKNSYQLSYSRRVDRPGLNQVNPIREWSTPRITSRGNPELDPQFTNSVELNYTRKLTGGSITAGTFYRLINDEINQTLLADPTVEEGQILTFENFDNNSAYGIEISSNYRPTKWWNFNASFDLYAQTQKGIVEDIVEVNGMDEIVQVASEVDAVVYNFRMNNNFKATKNLTFQIFGFYRGEQEGIQFKTKPFYFINTGARYNFLQGKGTASINFNDIFNTMRFRFSGDFPFEQNGQFQGETQTIFLGLSYRFGSGKNRKVSRKRRDKNEKSGGGIL from the coding sequence ATGAAAACAATCAATCTACCTAGCCAACAGGCAGGCCAAAAAGCAATCTTATTATTTTTATTATTTTGCTTTTCTCTTGTCATAGCGCAACCCAGTAATAATGTAATACTAGGAACAATCTCAGGAAAAGTAATTGACAAAAACCTTAACCAACCTATACCGTACGCAACTATTATAATTAATGATGGCGCTGACAAATTAATCAGCGGAGGTATCACTACAGAAGATGGCACATTTTCAATTACAGATATCCCCAACGGAAATTACATTTTAAAAATACAGTTCATAGGATATAAAAGTCATAGTCAACCTATCGAAATTTCTAAAAAAAGTAAAGACATTAATGTTGGCACTGTTTCATTAGAAGAAGAGGCACAAGCTTTAGATGACGTAACTATCATAGCTGAACGTACAACCATTGAACAAAAAATAGATCGAAAAGTAATTAACATCGGAAAAGATCTAACTACTACTGGTGGTACAGCAGCAGAAATAATGCAAAACATCCCATCTGTAAACGTGGATCAAGATGGTAATATAGCACTACGTGGTAACCCAAATGTTCAAGTTTTAATTGATGGCAAGCCAACAAATATCTCGCCAACTCAATTATTGAAACAAATACCTTCAACCTCTATTAAATCAGTTGAACTTATAACGAATCCATCTGCTAAATATAACCCAGAAGGTATGAGTGGAATCATTAACATTGTATTGCGTAAAAACGCTAATATTGGATTTAATGGAAACATAAATCTTGGAGTAAACTGGGATGAGAATGCTAGATTTAACAGTTCTATAGACCTAAATTACAGAAGTGGAAAAATAAACGTCTATGGAAATTATGGCGCAAATATTACAAAAAATTTAAATCAAGGGTTTGTATTTAGAGGCGACCAAAATTATAGAACCGATTTCCGTTTTCAGGATAATAATAAATCACATTTATTCAAAGTAGGTTTTGATTATTATATAAATGAAAAAAACACCATATCATTATACACCAATCAAAACATATTTGATGGAAAAACTATTGGAACTACCGACATTTTGTTTTTTGACAACCCAGAAAATAACATTTTTCAGGATCTAATCAATAAAAGTGACAATTTAGGATCTACTTATAATTTTGATTATAAACATGATTTTAAAAAAGAAGGGCATAATATAGAATTAGAAGTTGATTATAATGTTTTTGAAGGTGACAGCAATGATGATTTTAATTTTGTAGGAGGATTAACTCCCAATTATGATGATATATTGGACAACGAAAGAACGAATACAACAATCAATCTTGACTATGTAAATCCATTATCAGAAAAAGCCAAATTAGAACTAGGATATGAGGGACGATTAAGACGTACAGATAATGAATATCGCTCTACACTTTTTGATGATTCTAAATATCGTTATGACAGAGATATTCATGCTATATATGCTACTTACGGTAAAAACTATGAAAAATGGTCATATCAAGTGGGAGCTAGATTAGAAAACTATCAAGTAGAAGCTATTTTTAATAATGAAAAAGTATTTGAAGATGATATTTTCACAATCTATCCTTCTGCATATTTGACATATACACCTGGAGAAAAAAATAGTTACCAGTTAAGCTATAGTAGACGAGTGGATCGTCCTGGTCTTAACCAAGTAAACCCTATAAGAGAATGGAGTACACCACGGATTACCTCTAGAGGAAACCCCGAATTAGATCCACAATTCACAAATTCGGTCGAATTAAATTATACACGTAAGTTGACTGGAGGTTCAATTACTGCAGGTACATTTTATCGTTTAATTAATGATGAAATTAATCAAACCTTACTAGCCGATCCAACGGTAGAAGAAGGACAGATACTTACTTTTGAAAATTTTGACAATAACTCTGCATATGGAATAGAAATTTCAAGTAATTATCGCCCTACCAAATGGTGGAATTTTAATGCTAGTTTTGATTTATACGCACAAACACAAAAAGGAATTGTAGAAGATATTGTAGAAGTAAATGGAATGGACGAAATAGTTCAGGTCGCTAGTGAAGTTGATGCCGTTGTCTATAATTTTAGAATGAACAACAATTTTAAAGCTACTAAAAATCTTACTTTTCAAATATTTGGATTTTATCGCGGAGAACAAGAAGGTATTCAATTTAAGACAAAACCTTTCTATTTTATTAATACTGGTGCTAGATACAATTTCTTACAAGGAAAAGGAACTGCAAGTATTAACTTTAATGATATTTTTAATACCATGCGTTTTAGATTCTCAGGTGATTTTCCTTTTGAACAAAACGGACAATTTCAAGGAGAGACGCAGACAATATTCCTTGGATTATCATATCGTTTTGGTAGCGGAAAGAATAGAAAAGTTTCAAGGAAGAGAAGAGACAAAAATGAAAAAAGTGGCGGCGGAATACTCTAA